A stretch of DNA from bacterium:
TCAAACAATGCTATTTCAAGACCAAATATTATAGAGTGGAAGTCAAGGAATAGCCAGTCATCTGCTTCAGCAGATGCGGAAGGATATACTACGAGCGATAGTGCTAACGGGTATAGCCAGGGGATAATGGTAGTTTATGGACAGGGTAGTGGGCTAGAGGCGACTATGCGGTTGAGATTAGATGGTACTGAGTGGACTGAAATAGATTCTTTAGACCAAATCATAAGTAGAACTCAAAAGTTAATTCTACCTCCAAGCAGTGGATATAAATTCTATAAGGATAATGTTCTCTACGAAGATGACACTGCTTGGACTAATCCCAATAATGCTAATAGAATTTCGTTTAGTCAATATTGGAGCAGCAAATATAGTTATGTAGATGATATTCGTGTTCGTAAGTATGCCTCTTCTGAGCCTACATTATCCTTAGGAGCAGAAGAAAGCTCATCAGCATTATCAGGTTGGTCTTATAGAAGACCAATAAATTGCACCAATAATTCAGGAGAAATCCTGACAGATTATCAAGCAATTTTGTATCTACGCACATCATCTGCTGGTATTACTATTATTCAATAGAAGGAGGAGAAAGAAAGCAATGAAAAAATTATTGATTTTAGCGGGGTTATTAAGTTTATTATCTTGTGGTTTCGTTGAAGCAAACGATTATCTTGAACTGGGAATGAGCATAAATAAGTTGGATAAAGATAAGGGAATTGTAACCTTGTCGCAACTAAATATTAATGCTCAACCTAATTATGTGCCACGATGGTTACAGAATGCATATGTCTATATTGGCACAGATTTTGGAGATAATACAGGTATTGGTGGGGGATTGTATTTTATGGATAAGTGCATTGGATTTCAAGGCGGACTTATCTATGACGAAGAAAGAAAAAATGATGAGTATAGTGTAGGAATGTTTATTGATGTATTTCGCTTACTGCAGAAAGAGTTGGAATAATAGTAAAGGATAAAAAGTAGATAGTAGATAGTAGATAGTAGATAGTAGATAGTAGATAGTAGATA
This window harbors:
- a CDS encoding DUF2341 domain-containing protein yields the protein MFKKVLLSLAILVFMIAPASAKMKYWSSGKITITAGTSSTVKSDLGDFRVTGTDGTTLLSYWHEDITVPGTSPTWIKFSSVPTGTMQIGYVYYTNSDATSIANGNNVFIFFDDFSGTFTNWTVVNSNYATITSGELRYTGNDSDWYLRIYSNNAISRPNIIEWKSRNSQSSASADAEGYTTSDSANGYSQGIMVVYGQGSGLEATMRLRLDGTEWTEIDSLDQIISRTQKLILPPSSGYKFYKDNVLYEDDTAWTNPNNANRISFSQYWSSKYSYVDDIRVRKYASSEPTLSLGAEESSSALSGWSYRRPINCTNNSGEILTDYQAILYLRTSSAGITIIQ